One genomic region from Pseudomonas sp. R5-89-07 encodes:
- a CDS encoding MFS transporter — translation MDEVVAQLNDDYIEKGTPMFMRTVLALFSGGFATFALLYCVQPMMPALSHEFSINAAQSSLILSVATAMLAFGLLITGPISDRLGRKPVMVAALFCAALATIASGLMPNWEGILLMRALVGLSLSGLAAVAMTYLSEEIHPQHIGLAMGLYIGGNAIGGMSGRLIIGVLIDFVSWHTAMLIIGGLALIAATVFWKILPESRNFRASSLKPRSLLDGFVMHFKDAGLPWLFLEAFLLMGAFVTLFNYIGYRLLADPYDLSQAVVGLLSLVYLSGIYSSAKIGSLADRLGRRRVLWGTIVLMLAGMVLTLFSPLWLVVPGMLIFTFGFFAAHSVASSWIGRRALKAKGQASSLYLFCYYAGSSIAGTAGGFFWHFGGWNGIGAFIVALLIGALLVALKLAKLPPLGRARV, via the coding sequence CTGGATGAAGTCGTCGCCCAGCTTAACGACGACTACATCGAAAAAGGCACGCCGATGTTCATGCGCACGGTGCTGGCGCTGTTCTCCGGCGGGTTTGCGACCTTCGCCCTGCTGTATTGCGTACAGCCGATGATGCCGGCGCTGTCCCACGAGTTTTCCATCAATGCCGCACAAAGCAGCCTGATCCTGTCGGTTGCCACTGCGATGTTGGCGTTTGGCTTGTTGATCACTGGGCCGATTTCCGACCGGCTGGGGCGCAAGCCGGTGATGGTCGCCGCGCTGTTCTGTGCGGCGCTGGCCACGATTGCCAGTGGCCTGATGCCGAACTGGGAGGGCATTCTGCTGATGCGTGCGCTGGTGGGCCTGTCCTTGAGCGGCTTGGCCGCCGTGGCGATGACCTACCTGAGCGAAGAGATCCACCCGCAGCACATTGGCCTGGCCATGGGCCTGTACATCGGCGGCAATGCGATTGGCGGCATGAGCGGGCGCCTGATCATCGGCGTGCTGATCGACTTTGTCAGTTGGCACACCGCAATGCTGATCATCGGCGGCCTGGCGCTGATCGCCGCGACGGTGTTCTGGAAAATCCTCCCCGAATCGCGCAACTTCCGCGCCAGCAGCCTCAAGCCGCGCAGCCTGCTGGACGGCTTCGTGATGCATTTCAAGGACGCGGGCCTGCCGTGGCTGTTTCTGGAAGCCTTCCTGTTGATGGGTGCGTTCGTGACCCTGTTCAACTACATCGGCTATCGCTTGCTGGCCGACCCGTATGACCTTAGCCAGGCCGTGGTCGGCCTGCTGTCGCTGGTGTACCTGTCCGGCATCTACAGCTCGGCGAAAATCGGCTCCCTCGCCGACCGCCTGGGCCGTCGCCGCGTGCTGTGGGGCACCATTGTGCTGATGCTCGCCGGTATGGTCCTGACACTGTTCAGCCCGCTGTGGCTGGTGGTGCCGGGCATGCTGATCTTTACTTTTGGCTTCTTCGCCGCCCATTCGGTGGCCAGCAGCTGGATCGGCCGTCGTGCGCTGAAGGCGAAGGGGCAGGCATCGTCGCTGTATCTGTTTTGTTATTACGCGGGGTCAAGCATTGCCGGGACGGCAGGCGGGTTTTTCTGGCACTTCGGCGGCTGGAACGGGATTGGCGCGTTTATCGTCGCGTTGTTGATTGGCGCGTTGCTGGTGGCGTTGAAGCTGGCCAAGCTGCCGCCGTTGGGGCGGGCGAGGGTCTGA